Proteins encoded within one genomic window of Salipaludibacillus agaradhaerens:
- a CDS encoding ABC transporter ATP-binding protein codes for MKPLLNGVRNTIIYQTKVMHMEALNVEIKKAGYSQHNVIIHDIHFNVKAGELVGLIGPNGAGKSTIIKSILDLLPHVVGTVSRPEKHRYAYIPEHPVYYEELTLWEHIEMAKAINAIEDSDYYQQAEELLTLFRLKENKHHFPTSFSKGMQQKLMIIIAILIKPELYIVDEPFIGLDPKAIKDLLMIFEQERKRGAAILMSTHVLDTAERICDRFLLINHGEMISHGTLEDVRKQSGVEGSLLDCFYELMEITS; via the coding sequence ATGAAACCTCTATTAAATGGCGTTCGTAACACAATTATCTATCAAACAAAGGTGATGCATATGGAAGCATTAAATGTGGAAATCAAAAAAGCAGGCTATAGTCAACATAACGTCATTATTCACGATATCCATTTTAACGTTAAGGCTGGTGAGCTCGTTGGGCTTATAGGACCAAATGGCGCTGGGAAAAGTACGATCATTAAGTCAATTCTTGATCTGCTCCCGCATGTCGTAGGTACCGTATCTCGACCAGAAAAACACCGTTATGCTTACATTCCTGAACACCCTGTCTATTACGAGGAATTGACACTATGGGAACATATTGAAATGGCTAAAGCGATAAACGCTATTGAGGATAGCGATTATTATCAACAAGCAGAAGAACTACTCACACTTTTTCGGCTTAAAGAAAATAAACATCACTTTCCTACATCATTTTCTAAAGGCATGCAGCAAAAACTTATGATCATTATTGCCATTCTAATTAAGCCAGAGTTATATATTGTTGATGAGCCTTTTATCGGGCTTGATCCTAAGGCGATAAAAGATTTATTAATGATTTTTGAGCAGGAGCGTAAACGAGGGGCTGCCATTCTAATGTCCACCCATGTCCTTGATACAGCCGAACGTATTTGTGACCGATTTCTCCTTATTAATCATGGGGAAATGATCTCTCATGGCACACTCGAAGATGTTCGTAAGCAAAGTGGTGTGGAAGGTTCACTGTTAGACTGCTTCTATGAATTAATGGAGATAACATCATGA